One genomic window of Staphylococcus hsinchuensis includes the following:
- the gatA gene encoding Asp-tRNA(Asn)/Glu-tRNA(Gln) amidotransferase subunit GatA: MTIRYESVENLTKLIKNKEIKPSQIVSDIYDAIEETDPTIKSFLALDKENAIKKAQELDELQEKDQMEGKLFGIPMGIKDNIITKGLETTCASKMLEDFVPIYESTVMQKLHDAQAVLIGKLNLDEFAMGGSTETSYFKKTVNPFDHKAVPGGSSGGSAAAVAAGLVPFSLGTDTGGSIRQPAAYCGIVGMKPTYGRVSRFGLVAFASSLDQIGPLTRNVKDNALVLETITGVDENDMTSAPVEENDFTADIGKDIDGLKVALPKEYLGEGVSEEVKASVKEAVETLKSLGATVEEVSLPNTKFGIPSYYVIASSEASSNLSRFDGIRYGYHSPQAKTLEELYKMSRSEGFGEEVKRRIFLGTFALSSGYYDAFYKKSQKVRTLIKNDFDRVFENYDVVVGPTTPTTAFNLGEEIDDPLTMYANDLLTTPVNLAGLPGISVPCGQSNGRPIGLQFIGKPFDEKTLYRVAYQYETKFNFHDKYENL; this comes from the coding sequence ATGACGATCCGTTACGAATCTGTAGAAAATTTAACTAAATTAATTAAAAATAAAGAAATTAAACCATCACAGATTGTTAGTGATATTTATGATGCAATTGAAGAAACAGATCCGACTATTAAATCATTTCTTGCTTTAGATAAAGAAAATGCCATTAAAAAAGCACAAGAGTTAGATGAATTACAAGAAAAAGACCAAATGGAAGGTAAATTGTTCGGTATTCCTATGGGTATCAAAGATAATATCATCACAAAAGGTCTAGAAACTACTTGTGCAAGTAAGATGTTAGAAGACTTTGTTCCAATTTATGAATCAACAGTAATGCAAAAACTTCATGATGCTCAAGCAGTATTAATCGGAAAGTTAAACTTAGATGAATTTGCTATGGGTGGTTCAACTGAAACATCTTATTTCAAGAAGACAGTTAACCCATTCGATCATAAAGCTGTACCAGGTGGTTCTTCAGGTGGTTCTGCAGCAGCCGTTGCGGCAGGATTAGTTCCTTTCAGTTTAGGTACAGATACAGGTGGTTCAATACGTCAACCTGCTGCATATTGTGGGATTGTAGGTATGAAACCAACTTACGGACGAGTTTCACGTTTTGGTTTAGTAGCATTCGCATCTTCATTAGACCAAATTGGTCCATTAACACGTAATGTTAAAGATAACGCACTCGTACTTGAAACAATTACTGGTGTTGACGAAAATGATATGACAAGTGCACCAGTTGAAGAAAATGACTTTACCGCTGATATTGGCAAAGACATTGACGGCTTAAAAGTTGCACTTCCAAAAGAATATTTAGGTGAAGGTGTTTCTGAAGAAGTCAAAGCTTCAGTGAAAGAAGCCGTTGAAACATTAAAATCTTTAGGTGCTACCGTTGAAGAAGTATCATTACCAAATACTAAATTTGGTATTCCATCTTATTACGTAATCGCATCATCAGAAGCGTCATCAAACCTTTCACGTTTTGATGGTATTAGATATGGTTACCATTCACCACAAGCTAAGACACTAGAAGAACTTTACAAAATGTCTCGTAGTGAAGGCTTCGGTGAAGAGGTTAAACGTCGTATCTTCTTAGGTACTTTCGCATTAAGTTCAGGTTACTACGATGCCTTTTATAAAAAATCACAAAAAGTAAGAACACTTATTAAAAACGATTTTGATCGCGTATTTGAAAATTACGATGTCGTTGTCGGACCTACAACACCAACAACAGCATTTAACCTTGGTGAAGAAATCGATGATCCATTGACGATGTATGCGAACGATCTATTAACAACACCGGTTAATTTAGCTGGTTTACCAGGTATTTCTGTTCCTTGTGGCCAATCAAACGGTCGCCCAATCGGTCTACAATTTATTGGAAAACCATTTGATGAGAAAACTTTATATCGTGTTGCTTACCAATATGAAACTAAATTTAATTTTCATGATAAATACGAAAACTTATAA
- the gatC gene encoding Asp-tRNA(Asn)/Glu-tRNA(Gln) amidotransferase subunit GatC: MAKVTREEVEHIANLSRLQISDDETEKMQGTLESILNFANQIEEADTEDIEPTYHVLDLQNVLREDKASEGIPQEEALKNAKETEDGQFKVPSIMNEEDA, from the coding sequence ATGGCTAAAGTTACACGTGAAGAAGTAGAACACATTGCTAATTTATCACGACTTCAAATTAGTGATGATGAAACAGAAAAAATGCAGGGAACGTTAGAAAGCATTTTAAATTTTGCCAATCAAATTGAAGAAGCAGATACTGAAGATATTGAACCAACATATCACGTATTAGATTTACAAAATGTATTGCGCGAAGATAAAGCAAGCGAGGGAATTCCTCAAGAAGAAGCATTAAAAAATGCTAAAGAAACAGAAGATGGCCAATTCAAAGTACCATCTATTATGAATGAGGAGGACGCGTAA
- a CDS encoding CamS family sex pheromone protein yields MKRTIMLAIAAMFVLSACGNNNDQNQESEANSQGENASKSKNIATDDSVNGNNYRTILPFKESQARGLLQEKMANSYNGEDFEDGLLESSKQVFPTDDYLYQDGQFLDKDTIEAYLQPKFTKKEIDKMDKDERKEKKANENLGLNPSHKGEKDEEKIAEQSPAYLSNILEQDFYGKDDSKGKNIKGMTIGLAMNGTYYYQKKKDGETFDKKLNDKEIKKQGQQMAEEILSRLRENKKLKDIPIHFAIYKQSGENSITPGEFISESTAKESKTRINHWSDTHQRTAMLPSKEAANVDKDLNSNFKQFNDNLQKYFNNFTQAIGTVKFDKKHVHQLTVDVPIDYYGKAETIGITQYVTEQAKENFDGVDEYEIHIKDGNKPKALISKTKDDKEPDVHIYKNNN; encoded by the coding sequence ATGAAAAGAACGATAATGTTAGCCATCGCAGCAATGTTTGTATTATCAGCATGTGGCAATAATAATGATCAAAACCAAGAATCAGAGGCCAATTCGCAAGGTGAGAACGCTAGTAAATCCAAGAATATCGCAACTGATGATAGCGTCAATGGTAACAACTATAGAACGATTTTACCATTTAAAGAAAGCCAAGCACGTGGTTTGCTACAAGAAAAAATGGCGAATAGCTATAATGGTGAAGATTTCGAAGATGGCTTGTTAGAATCAAGTAAGCAAGTATTTCCAACAGATGATTATCTCTATCAAGATGGTCAATTTTTAGATAAAGATACGATCGAAGCATACTTACAACCTAAGTTTACGAAAAAAGAAATAGATAAGATGGATAAGGATGAGCGTAAAGAGAAAAAAGCAAATGAAAATTTAGGGCTCAATCCGTCACATAAAGGTGAAAAAGATGAAGAAAAAATTGCTGAACAATCACCAGCCTATCTATCTAATATCTTAGAACAAGATTTCTATGGTAAAGATGATAGTAAAGGTAAGAACATTAAAGGTATGACGATTGGTTTAGCTATGAATGGTACATATTATTATCAAAAGAAAAAAGATGGAGAAACGTTTGATAAAAAATTAAATGATAAAGAGATTAAAAAGCAAGGCCAACAAATGGCTGAAGAAATTTTATCTAGATTACGTGAAAACAAGAAGCTTAAAGATATACCTATTCACTTTGCAATCTATAAACAATCAGGTGAAAACTCTATTACTCCAGGTGAATTTATAAGTGAATCTACAGCCAAAGAAAGTAAGACTCGAATTAATCATTGGTCAGATACACATCAAAGAACAGCGATGCTACCATCAAAAGAAGCAGCTAATGTTGATAAAGATTTAAATTCAAATTTCAAACAGTTCAATGATAATTTACAAAAATACTTCAATAACTTTACACAAGCTATCGGAACTGTAAAATTCGATAAAAAACATGTTCATCAACTTACAGTAGATGTTCCAATTGACTATTACGGTAAAGCTGAAACGATTGGTATTACACAATACGTTACGGAACAAGCTAAAGAAAACTTTGATGGTGTTGATGAATATGAAATTCATATCAAAGATGGTAACAAACCAAAAGCATTAATCAGCAAAACTAAAGATGACAAAGAACCAGACGTTCATATTTATAAAAATAATAACTAA
- the ligA gene encoding NAD-dependent DNA ligase LigA: protein MADLQARVDELHQLLNQYSYEYYVKDNPSVPDSEYDKLLHELIEIEQEHPEYQTADSPTVRVGGSAQSTFEKVAHDTPMLSLGNAFNEEDLRKFDQRIRERVGDVEYMCELKIDGLAVSLKYENGQFVQGLTRGDGTVGEDITENLKTIHAIPLKINDSRTFEVRGEAYMPRQSFIKLNEAKEQNDEQPFANPRNAAAGSLRQLDSKLAAKRKLSVFLYSVNDLTQFNANTQSEALDELDQLGFKTNQQRQRVQSIDDVLKYIEKWTEQREDLPYDIDGIVIKVNALEQQDDLGFTQKSPRWAIAYKFPAEEVITELLDIELSIGRTGVVTPTAVLSPVKVAGTTVSRASLHNEDLIHERDIRIGDSVVIKKAGDIIPEVIKAVIDRRPNDAQVYHMPTHCPSCKHELVRIEGEVALRCINPKCQAQLVEGMIHFVSRQAMNIDGLGTKIIQQLYENEKIKDIADIFYLTEEDLLPLERMGTKKVENLLNAIETSKSNSLEQLLFGLGIRHLGVKASRVLAEKYGSMDTLFEVSEEELMGIHDIGHKLAQSVVTYLENEDIRALIQKLEAKNVNMTYKGVKTTEVEGHPELQDKTIVLTGKLQQMTRNEAGEWLELQGAKVTNSVTKKTDIVIAGEDAGSKLTKAEKYGTTVWSEDDFIELKNNIE, encoded by the coding sequence GTGGCAGATTTACAAGCACGTGTTGATGAATTACATCAATTGTTAAACCAATATAGTTATGAATATTACGTTAAAGATAATCCATCCGTTCCTGATAGTGAATATGACAAGTTATTGCATGAACTAATTGAGATAGAACAGGAACATCCAGAATATCAAACAGCAGATTCTCCAACTGTCCGAGTAGGAGGATCTGCACAATCAACATTTGAAAAGGTTGCACATGATACACCGATGTTAAGTCTAGGCAATGCGTTTAATGAAGAGGATTTACGTAAATTCGATCAACGCATCCGTGAACGTGTCGGTGATGTGGAGTATATGTGCGAGTTGAAGATTGATGGTTTAGCCGTTTCGTTAAAATATGAAAATGGACAATTCGTTCAAGGTTTAACTCGAGGAGATGGGACAGTCGGCGAAGATATTACGGAGAATTTAAAGACGATCCATGCAATTCCTTTAAAAATCAATGATTCTCGTACATTCGAAGTTCGTGGGGAAGCATATATGCCACGTCAATCATTTATTAAACTAAATGAAGCTAAAGAACAAAATGATGAACAACCATTTGCTAACCCACGAAATGCTGCAGCAGGATCACTAAGACAATTAGATTCTAAATTGGCAGCTAAGAGAAAGCTAAGTGTATTTTTATATAGCGTGAATGATTTGACTCAGTTTAATGCAAATACGCAAAGTGAAGCATTAGATGAGTTAGACCAACTCGGCTTTAAAACAAACCAACAAAGACAACGCGTTCAGTCGATTGATGATGTATTGAAATATATAGAAAAATGGACTGAACAACGTGAAGATCTGCCGTACGATATTGATGGTATCGTTATAAAGGTAAATGCATTAGAACAACAAGATGATTTAGGTTTTACTCAGAAATCTCCACGTTGGGCTATCGCTTATAAATTTCCAGCAGAAGAAGTCATTACTGAGTTATTAGATATTGAGTTAAGTATTGGTCGTACAGGTGTAGTAACGCCAACAGCAGTATTATCGCCGGTTAAAGTAGCAGGTACCACTGTTTCGCGTGCCTCTCTACATAATGAGGATTTGATCCATGAACGAGATATACGTATTGGTGATAGTGTTGTAATTAAAAAAGCAGGGGACATTATCCCTGAAGTCATCAAAGCAGTCATTGATCGCAGACCTAATGATGCTCAAGTTTATCATATGCCAACACATTGTCCGAGTTGTAAACATGAATTAGTTAGAATAGAAGGTGAAGTGGCTTTACGCTGCATCAATCCAAAATGCCAGGCTCAACTTGTAGAAGGCATGATTCATTTCGTTTCACGACAAGCTATGAATATCGATGGCTTAGGTACCAAAATAATTCAACAGCTCTATGAAAATGAAAAGATCAAAGATATTGCGGACATTTTCTATTTAACGGAAGAAGACCTACTACCTTTAGAACGGATGGGTACAAAGAAAGTTGAAAATTTATTAAATGCAATTGAAACTTCTAAATCTAATTCATTAGAACAATTATTATTCGGTCTTGGTATTAGACATTTGGGTGTCAAAGCGAGCCGTGTATTAGCAGAAAAATATGGTTCAATGGATACATTGTTTGAAGTATCAGAGGAAGAATTAATGGGTATACACGATATAGGTCATAAATTAGCTCAATCTGTAGTGACTTATCTTGAAAATGAAGATATTCGTGCTTTAATCCAAAAATTAGAAGCGAAAAATGTTAACATGACATATAAAGGCGTTAAGACAACAGAAGTAGAAGGGCATCCAGAGCTTCAAGATAAAACCATTGTGTTAACAGGTAAACTACAACAAATGACTAGAAATGAAGCGGGCGAGTGGTTAGAATTACAAGGGGCAAAAGTTACAAATAGTGTTACGAAAAAAACAGACATCGTCATCGCCGGTGAAGACGCAGGATCTAAGTTAACGAAAGCAGAGAAATATGGTACAACGGTTTGGTCTGAAGACGACTTTATAGAGCTAAAAAACAATATTGAGTAA
- the pcrA gene encoding DNA helicase PcrA has translation MNALVNNMNDEQSQAVRTTEGPLLIMAGAGSGKTRVLTHRIAYLLDEKDVSPYNVLAITFTNKAAKEMKARVEQLVGEEAQVIWMSTFHSMCVRILRRDADRIGIERNFTIIDPTDQKSVIKDVLKNENIDSKKFEPRMFIGAISNLKNELKTPEDAQNEATDYYSQMVATVYSGYQRQLSRNEALDFDDLIMTTIRLFERVPDVLEYYQNKFQYIHVDEYQDTNKAQYTLVNLLAKKFKNLCVVGDSDQSIYGWRGADIQNILSFEEDYPEAKTIFLEQNYRSTKTILNAANEVIKNNTERKPKGLWTGNNEGDKIHYYEATTERDEAEYVVREIKKQQSNGKKFKDMAILYRTNAQSRVLEETFMKSNIPYTMVGGQKFYDRKEIKDLLSYLRIIANSNDDISLQRVINVPKRGVGPSSVEKIQAYANQNDISMFDALAEVDFIGLSKKVTQSCITFYDTIQNLIKQQEFLEISEIVDEVLTQSGYREMLEREQTLESRSRLENIDEFMSVPKDYEENTPLEEQSLINFLTDLSLVADIDEVEIEDGITLMTMHSAKGLEFPVVFIMGMEESLFPHIRAIKSDDDHEMEEERRICYVAITRAEETLYITHATSRMLFGKPQSNMPSRFLREIPEGLLDNVNQSNRTSRKINSATKQPPKRGYSKRMTSNKASTSSQQWNVGDKVVHKSWGEGMVSNVTDKNGSVELDIIFKSEGPKRLLAQFAPIDKKED, from the coding sequence ATGAATGCATTAGTAAACAATATGAACGATGAACAAAGCCAGGCTGTGCGTACAACAGAAGGTCCATTGCTAATCATGGCAGGTGCAGGTTCGGGAAAGACGCGTGTATTAACGCATCGCATTGCCTATTTATTAGATGAAAAGGATGTTTCGCCTTATAACGTACTAGCGATTACTTTTACAAATAAAGCGGCTAAAGAAATGAAAGCACGTGTGGAACAATTAGTCGGAGAAGAAGCTCAAGTTATTTGGATGTCGACTTTCCACTCTATGTGTGTGCGTATCTTACGTAGAGATGCCGACCGGATCGGTATTGAACGTAACTTTACTATTATAGACCCAACTGACCAGAAATCAGTAATTAAAGACGTATTAAAAAATGAAAATATCGATAGTAAAAAGTTTGAACCTAGAATGTTTATCGGTGCGATTAGTAATTTAAAAAATGAATTAAAAACACCAGAGGATGCTCAAAATGAGGCGACAGATTACTATAGTCAAATGGTTGCCACAGTTTACAGTGGATATCAACGTCAACTTTCAAGAAATGAAGCTTTAGATTTTGATGATTTAATTATGACAACCATTCGATTATTTGAACGTGTACCGGATGTTTTAGAATATTATCAAAATAAATTTCAATACATACATGTGGATGAGTACCAAGATACTAACAAAGCCCAATATACATTAGTCAATTTACTCGCAAAGAAATTTAAAAATCTTTGTGTCGTAGGGGATTCAGATCAATCGATTTATGGTTGGCGTGGTGCGGATATTCAAAATATTCTTTCGTTTGAAGAGGATTATCCAGAAGCCAAGACTATCTTTTTAGAGCAAAATTATCGTTCTACTAAGACAATTTTAAATGCAGCAAATGAAGTCATTAAAAATAATACTGAACGTAAACCTAAAGGGTTATGGACTGGTAATAATGAAGGTGACAAGATACATTATTACGAAGCAACAACTGAAAGAGATGAAGCAGAGTACGTTGTTCGTGAAATTAAGAAACAACAAAGTAACGGTAAAAAATTCAAAGATATGGCTATTCTGTACCGAACAAATGCACAATCTCGTGTGTTAGAGGAAACATTTATGAAATCTAACATCCCTTATACAATGGTCGGCGGTCAGAAGTTCTACGACCGTAAAGAAATTAAAGATTTACTGAGTTATTTACGTATCATAGCCAACAGTAACGATGATATTAGTTTACAACGTGTCATTAATGTACCTAAACGTGGCGTAGGCCCAAGCTCTGTAGAAAAAATTCAAGCATATGCAAATCAAAATGATATTAGTATGTTTGATGCCTTAGCAGAAGTAGATTTTATTGGTTTATCTAAAAAAGTTACTCAGTCATGTATTACGTTTTACGACACTATACAAAACCTTATTAAGCAGCAAGAGTTTTTAGAAATTAGTGAGATTGTCGATGAAGTACTTACACAATCTGGATATCGTGAAATGTTAGAACGCGAACAAACGCTAGAATCTAGAAGTAGATTAGAAAATATTGACGAGTTTATGTCTGTACCAAAAGATTATGAAGAAAACACACCGTTAGAAGAACAATCATTAATCAATTTCTTAACTGATTTATCACTTGTAGCAGATATCGATGAAGTTGAAATTGAAGATGGCATTACATTAATGACGATGCATTCTGCGAAAGGTCTAGAATTTCCAGTCGTCTTTATTATGGGTATGGAAGAATCCCTCTTCCCTCATATTCGTGCTATTAAAAGTGATGATGATCATGAAATGGAAGAGGAAAGACGTATTTGTTATGTGGCCATTACACGAGCGGAAGAAACGTTATATATTACACATGCAACTTCACGTATGCTATTCGGTAAACCACAATCCAATATGCCTTCACGATTTTTACGAGAAATACCTGAAGGCTTACTTGATAATGTGAATCAAAGTAATCGTACAAGTCGAAAAATTAATTCTGCAACAAAGCAACCACCAAAACGAGGATATAGTAAGCGTATGACCTCTAATAAAGCATCAACTTCATCACAACAATGGAATGTAGGTGACAAGGTTGTTCATAAATCATGGGGTGAGGGTATGGTAAGTAATGTTACAGACAAAAACGGTTCAGTAGAACTAGATATTATTTTTAAATCCGAAGGCCCTAAACGATTACTAGCACAATTTGCTCCAATTGATAAGAAGGAGGACTAA
- a CDS encoding heptaprenylglyceryl phosphate synthase has translation MYDIKQWKHIFKLDPAKSISDEDLDAICMSNTDAIVIGGTDDVTEDNVIHLMSRVRRYPLPLALEISNVESVMPGFDFYFVPTVLNSNDVTYHNGILLEALKSYGHVIDFDEFIFEGYVVLNPDSKVAQVTKSQTDLSEDDIEAYAQMVNYMYQLPVMYLEYSGTYGEVDKVKAAADILTDTQLFYGGGISSLGEAQEMASFADTIIVGDIIYTDIKKALKTVKIKESRQ, from the coding sequence ATGTATGATATTAAACAATGGAAACATATATTTAAATTAGATCCAGCTAAATCAATTAGTGATGAGGATTTAGATGCGATTTGTATGTCAAATACAGATGCGATTGTTATTGGGGGAACAGATGACGTTACAGAAGATAACGTTATTCATTTAATGAGTCGCGTAAGAAGATACCCTCTACCATTGGCACTGGAAATTTCAAATGTAGAAAGTGTAATGCCAGGATTTGATTTCTACTTTGTGCCTACTGTATTAAATAGCAACGACGTAACATATCATAATGGCATTTTATTAGAGGCATTGAAATCGTATGGCCATGTGATTGATTTTGATGAGTTTATTTTCGAAGGTTATGTCGTATTAAATCCTGATAGTAAAGTAGCTCAAGTGACCAAATCCCAAACTGATTTAAGCGAAGATGATATAGAAGCTTATGCACAAATGGTTAATTATATGTATCAATTACCAGTCATGTATTTAGAATATAGTGGCACTTATGGAGAGGTAGACAAAGTTAAAGCTGCCGCAGATATATTAACGGATACACAATTGTTTTATGGTGGGGGTATCTCAAGTTTAGGTGAAGCCCAAGAGATGGCATCATTTGCAGATACAATCATAGTCGGAGATATCATTTACACCGATATTAAAAAAGCACTAAAAACAGTAAAGATAAAGGAGTCGCGTCAATGA
- a CDS encoding YerC/YecD family TrpR-related protein, producing MQIEKLRGQALDELFDAILTLETREECYQFFDDLCTVNEIQSLSQRLQVAKMIKQGYTYATIEQESGASTATISRVKRSLQWGNDAYTIILERMNIPTTD from the coding sequence ATGCAAATTGAAAAATTAAGAGGCCAAGCACTAGACGAATTGTTCGATGCTATTTTAACGCTTGAAACCAGAGAAGAATGTTATCAATTTTTTGATGATTTATGTACAGTCAATGAAATACAATCACTATCACAAAGATTACAAGTCGCTAAGATGATTAAACAAGGGTATACTTATGCGACAATTGAACAAGAATCAGGTGCATCTACTGCCACAATCTCTAGAGTCAAACGCTCATTACAATGGGGTAATGATGCATATACGATTATATTAGAACGCATGAACATTCCGACAACAGATTAA
- the purB gene encoding adenylosuccinate lyase, whose protein sequence is MIERYSRKEMESIWTDQNRYEAWLEVEILASEAWSKLGYVPEEDVKKIRENAKVDVDRAKEIEEETRHDVVAFTRQVSETLGEERKWVHYGLTSTDVVDTALSYVIKQANDIIEQDLERFIEVLARKAKDYKYTLMMGRTHGVHAEPTTFGVKMALWYTEMKRNLERFKNVRKEIEVGKMSGAVGTFANIPPEIEAHVCKNLGIDVAPVSTQTLQRDRHAYYIATLALISTSMEKFAVEIRNLQKTETREVEEAFAKGQKGSSAMPHKRNPIGSENITGIARVIRGYITTAYENVPLWHERDISHSSAERIMLPDVTIALDYALNRFTNIVDRLTVFEDNMRDNIDKTFGLIYSQRVLLALINKGMVREEAYDRVQPKAMESWETKTPFRELIEQDDPITSQLTKEELDDCFDPKHHLNQVDTIFERAGLDEK, encoded by the coding sequence ATGATTGAACGTTATTCTAGAAAAGAAATGGAAAGTATTTGGACTGATCAAAACCGTTACGAAGCTTGGTTAGAAGTTGAAATTCTTGCAAGTGAAGCATGGAGTAAATTAGGTTATGTACCTGAAGAAGATGTTAAAAAAATCAGAGAAAATGCAAAAGTAGACGTTGACCGTGCTAAAGAAATTGAAGAAGAAACACGCCACGATGTAGTTGCTTTTACTAGACAAGTATCAGAAACATTAGGTGAAGAACGTAAATGGGTACACTACGGCTTAACTTCAACAGATGTTGTCGATACTGCGTTAAGTTACGTCATTAAACAAGCGAATGACATCATTGAACAAGATTTAGAACGTTTTATCGAAGTGTTAGCACGTAAAGCTAAAGATTATAAATATACTTTAATGATGGGGCGTACACACGGTGTGCATGCTGAACCAACGACGTTCGGTGTGAAAATGGCACTTTGGTACACTGAAATGAAACGTAATCTAGAGCGTTTTAAAAATGTTAGAAAAGAAATTGAAGTTGGAAAAATGAGTGGAGCGGTTGGTACTTTCGCTAATATTCCACCTGAAATTGAAGCACATGTATGTAAAAATTTAGGGATCGATGTAGCGCCAGTATCTACACAAACTTTACAACGTGACCGTCATGCATATTATATTGCAACTTTAGCGTTAATCAGTACTTCAATGGAAAAATTTGCGGTAGAAATACGTAATTTACAAAAGACTGAAACGCGTGAAGTAGAAGAAGCTTTCGCAAAAGGTCAAAAAGGTTCCTCAGCAATGCCACATAAACGTAATCCGATTGGTTCTGAAAACATCACTGGTATTGCACGTGTTATTAGAGGATATATCACTACGGCTTATGAAAATGTTCCATTATGGCATGAAAGAGATATTTCTCACTCATCAGCAGAACGTATCATGCTACCAGACGTAACAATCGCTTTAGACTATGCATTAAACCGTTTCACAAATATCGTGGATAGATTAACAGTATTTGAAGACAATATGCGTGACAACATCGATAAAACATTCGGACTTATCTACTCACAACGTGTCTTACTTGCGTTAATCAATAAAGGTATGGTGCGTGAAGAAGCGTATGATAGAGTGCAACCAAAAGCGATGGAATCTTGGGAAACAAAAACACCATTCAGAGAGTTAATTGAGCAAGATGATCCCATTACGAGTCAATTAACAAAAGAAGAATTAGATGATTGTTTTGACCCTAAACATCATTTAAATCAAGTCGATACAATATTTGAACGTGCTGGCTTGGACGAAAAATAA
- a CDS encoding NETI motif-containing protein, translated as MKKQQKFIVEEQESIQDCLKRMREAGYMPVKRFEKPVYKENKNGEIEVLRQEIQFVGKLMDES; from the coding sequence ATGAAAAAACAACAAAAATTTATTGTCGAAGAACAAGAATCAATTCAAGATTGTTTGAAACGCATGCGAGAAGCGGGATATATGCCCGTAAAACGATTTGAAAAACCAGTCTATAAAGAAAATAAAAATGGTGAAATTGAAGTCCTTAGACAAGAAATACAGTTTGTTGGAAAGTTAATGGATGAATCATAA
- a CDS encoding DUF2179 domain-containing protein, producing the protein MSLITSNPWLMVLAIFVINVAYVTFLTMRTILTLKGYRYVAAVVSFLEVLVYVVGLGMVMSSLDQIQNVIAYAFGFSIGIIVGMKIVEKLALGYTVVNVTSSEYELDLPRQLRDLGYGVTHYTAHGRDGERLNLQILTPRRFEFKLIETIKQIDEKAFIVAYEPRTINGGFWAKGVRSKKLKQYDTDEVESI; encoded by the coding sequence ATGTCACTAATAACGTCGAATCCATGGTTGATGGTGTTAGCGATATTCGTAATTAATGTTGCTTACGTTACGTTCTTAACAATGAGAACAATTTTAACATTAAAAGGTTATCGTTATGTTGCTGCAGTTGTAAGTTTTTTAGAAGTACTTGTTTATGTTGTTGGGCTAGGTATGGTTATGTCTAGTTTAGATCAAATTCAAAATGTCATTGCGTATGCTTTTGGCTTTTCAATTGGGATTATTGTAGGTATGAAGATAGTGGAGAAATTAGCTTTAGGATACACAGTTGTCAATGTCACATCTTCAGAATATGAGCTAGATTTACCAAGACAATTAAGAGATTTAGGTTATGGTGTCACACATTATACTGCACACGGCAGAGATGGAGAACGACTAAATTTACAAATTCTAACACCAAGAAGATTTGAATTTAAATTAATCGAAACGATTAAGCAAATAGATGAGAAAGCATTTATCGTCGCATATGAACCTAGAACTATTAACGGTGGTTTCTGGGCCAAAGGTGTTAGAAGTAAGAAATTAAAACAATATGATACGGATGAAGTGGAAAGTATATGA